The DNA segment CCGCAGATCGAGCCGGCCTGCAGCACCATCGGATCGATGGCCGACATGGTGGCCTGCAGCGGCAGCACGATGAACGGGATCATGATGTAGCTCATGCCGATCACCACGCCGGTGAGGTTGTGCACCATCTCCAGTGGCTGGTCGATGATGCCCAGCGCCATCAGCATCTTGTTGATGACGCCCGAGGCTTGCAGCAGCACCAGCCAGGAGTAAGTGCGTGCCAGCAGGCTGGTCCACATCGACAGCAGCACGATGTTCAGCAACCAGCGGCCCCAGCCACGCGGCACCAGGGTGATCACCCAGGCCAGGGGGAAGCCCAGCAACAGGCTGATCAGGGTCACCAGGCCGCCAACGGCGAAGGTGTTGAACAGCACGCGGGCATAGGCCGAGTTGGCGAACAGCTGCTCGTAGTTGCCGAGCCCCGGCGTGGGTTCGAGTACGCCACGCAGGAGCAGGCCGATCAGTGGTGCGAGGAAGAACAGGCCGAGGAACAGCAGGGCGGGGATCAGGTTGCGGGCACCGCGCCAGCGCAGGGTGGTCTCGTTGACTTGATTCATCGACGCAGCCTTGGAGTCAGTGCCAGCGGAGGCGCGGGCTGCGCCTCCGCTGGCCTTGGCCGGCGAGTGGGGCTGGATGGCAGCCATCTTCACTTGACCAGCCATTCGTTCCACCGCGCGGCGATAGCCGGGCCGTTTTTGGCCCAGTACGCGTAGTCGAGCGTGATCTGTTCTTTAGCGTAGGCAGTGGGGAGGTTGGGGGCGAGGTCTTCCTTGATCTGACCGACGCTGTCGACGTTCACCGGGGCGTAGGCCGTGAGGTTGGCGAAATCGGCCTGGCCCTTGGCGCTGCTGGCGTTGGCCAGGAATTTCATGGCCGCGTCCTTGTTCTTGGCGCCTTTGGGGATGACCAGGAAATCGGCCATGACCAGGTTCTGCTTCCAGCTCACGCCAACCGGGGCGCCGTCCTGCTGCAGGGCATAGACGCGACCGTTCCAGAACTGGCCGAGGGTGGCTTCACCGGAGGCTAGCAGTTGCTGGGACTGGGCGCCGCCGCCCCACCAGACGATGTCTTTCTTGATGGTGTCGAGTTTCTTGAAGGCGCGGTCCAGGTCCAGCGGGTAGAGCTTGTCGGCGGCTACGCCGTCAGCCAGCAGGGCCAGTTCCAGCACGCCGGGGCTCGGCCACTTGTACAGGGCGCGCTTACCCGGGTAGTTGGTGGTGTCGAACAGGGCGGTCCAGTCCTGCGGGGCGTTGGCGCCAACCTTGCCCTGGTTGTAGCCGAGTACGAAGGAGAAGAAGAAGGAGCCGACGCCGTGGTCGGAGACGAAGCGCGGGTCGATCTTGTCGCGCTGGATCACGCCGAAGTCCAGGGGTTCCAGCAGGCCTTCAGCGGCGGCACGCAGGGCGAAGTCGGCCTCGACGTCCACCACATCCCACTGCACGTTGCCGCTCTCGACCATGGCTTTCAGCTTGCCATAGTCGGTGGGGCCGTCCTGCACCACGCGAATACCGCTGGCCTCGCTGAAGGGCTCGGCCCAGGCCTGCTTCTGCGCATCCTGGGTAGTGCCGCCCCAGCTCACGAAGCTGAGATTGTCGGCGGCGATGGCCGCGGTGCCGGTTGCGGTCAGGACTGCTGCGGCGAGTACCGCGATTGCACGTTTTTTGAACACCATCTTGCTTGCCCTCATTGTTGTGTTTGTACGCAAGCGGGCTTCGCTTTCTACCCGCTTATCAGGAGCAGGGGACCCCAGTGGGGCCGTCAAGGGCGGCCGTGTCGAGTGCTCTTGTTCATGCTGGTCCCTGGCGGGTGCACTCGCAATAAATCTCCGGCCTACGGAATGTCATATTATGGTATTCCAAACTTTGTGCAAGTCCTCGGCGTTGCCGATCATCGGCGATGGATAGTTGGGGGCATTTCTGTAGATCCTATGCAAAGGCCGCCCGCACGCCGATTCTTAATCCGGGGGATAGAAGGTTTGGCCCAGAGGAGGAATCGACATGCGAACGGCCTACGTTGAACAGCATAGTGCGAACGAACCGGTCTTGGCAGTGGCGCTGGAGTTGGCCAGGGCCAGTTGGAAAGTGGCGCTGAGTGATGCCCGGCGCGCCCCCCGGCTGAAGACAGTCGACGCACCGCAACCCCTGGCGCGCCTGGAGCAGGTGGTGCAAACGATCGCGGAGACGCGCGCGCTCTGGGCGTTGCCAGCGTCCGCCAGAGTGGTCGTGGTGTATGAAGCGGGCCAGGATGGCTTCTGGCTACAGCGCGCCTTGCAGGCGCGTGCGCTGGAGGTCCTGGTGATCGATCCAGCGAGCCTGCTGATGGCGCGGCGGAGGCGTCTGGCCAAGACTGACCGGCTGGACGCCTTGCGCCTGGTGGAGGCCCTGCTGGCCTGGCTGCGTGGCGAGCAGCGGCGTTTTCAGGTGGTGTGCCCGCCCAGCGTCGAGGACGAGGATCGCCGGCACTGGGGGCGCGAGCGCCAGCAGTTGCAGCGCGAGCTGCAGCAGCACCGCAACCGGATCGAGAAGCTGCTGGCGACGGTGGGCTGCTGGACCCGGCTGGATCGTGCCGGCCGCCAACAACTGGCCGAGGGCACGCTGCAGGACTGGGCTGGCCAGGCGCTGGGGGCGGCGCTGCAGGCCCGCCTGCAGCGGGAGCTGCAACGCTGGCAGGAGGCCCGGACCCAGCTGCGGCGGCTGGAGCACGAACACGCGCAGCGCTTCGGCACCCGCCAGGCCGAACAAGTGGCGCGACTGAGCCAGTTGCGCGGCATCGGCACCGTCGGCGCCCGGCAACTGGTACTCGAGCTGTTCTGGCGGCAGTTTCGCAACCGCCGTCAGTTGGGGGCCTGCGTTGGCCTGGTGCCCTCGCCCTACGACAGCGGCACGCTGCGGGTCGACCAGGGCATCAGCAAGCAGGGTAATCCCCGGGTCCGCGCGCTGCTGGTCGAACAGGCCTGGCTATGGCTGCACTACCAGCCGAACAGCGCCCTCAGCCACTGGTTCGCCAAGAAGGCCGGCGGTGATTGCCGTCGCAGTCGACGGGTAGCGATCGTGGCCCTGGCGCGACGCCTGGTGATCGCCTTGTGGCGCTACCTGGAGCGCGGTGAGCTGCC comes from the Pseudomonas sp. TCU-HL1 genome and includes:
- a CDS encoding ABC transporter permease translates to MAGQVKMAAIQPHSPAKASGGAARASAGTDSKAASMNQVNETTLRWRGARNLIPALLFLGLFFLAPLIGLLLRGVLEPTPGLGNYEQLFANSAYARVLFNTFAVGGLVTLISLLLGFPLAWVITLVPRGWGRWLLNIVLLSMWTSLLARTYSWLVLLQASGVINKMLMALGIIDQPLEMVHNLTGVVIGMSYIMIPFIVLPLQATMSAIDPMVLQAGSICGASPWTNFTKVFLPLCRPGLFSGGLMVFVMSLGYYVTPALLGGAQNMMLPEFIVQQVQSFLNWGLASAAAALLIAITLALFYVYLKLQPESPVASSTAR
- a CDS encoding IS110 family transposase; amino-acid sequence: MRTAYVEQHSANEPVLAVALELARASWKVALSDARRAPRLKTVDAPQPLARLEQVVQTIAETRALWALPASARVVVVYEAGQDGFWLQRALQARALEVLVIDPASLLMARRRRLAKTDRLDALRLVEALLAWLRGEQRRFQVVCPPSVEDEDRRHWGRERQQLQRELQQHRNRIEKLLATVGCWTRLDRAGRQQLAEGTLQDWAGQALGAALQARLQRELQRWQEARTQLRRLEHEHAQRFGTRQAEQVARLSQLRGIGTVGARQLVLELFWRQFRNRRQLGACVGLVPSPYDSGTLRVDQGISKQGNPRVRALLVEQAWLWLHYQPNSALSHWFAKKAGGDCRRSRRVAIVALARRLVIALWRYLERGELPAGATLKAVP
- a CDS encoding ABC transporter substrate-binding protein, translating into MVFKKRAIAVLAAAVLTATGTAAIAADNLSFVSWGGTTQDAQKQAWAEPFSEASGIRVVQDGPTDYGKLKAMVESGNVQWDVVDVEADFALRAAAEGLLEPLDFGVIQRDKIDPRFVSDHGVGSFFFSFVLGYNQGKVGANAPQDWTALFDTTNYPGKRALYKWPSPGVLELALLADGVAADKLYPLDLDRAFKKLDTIKKDIVWWGGGAQSQQLLASGEATLGQFWNGRVYALQQDGAPVGVSWKQNLVMADFLVIPKGAKNKDAAMKFLANASSAKGQADFANLTAYAPVNVDSVGQIKEDLAPNLPTAYAKEQITLDYAYWAKNGPAIAARWNEWLVK